A single region of the Oncorhynchus keta strain PuntledgeMale-10-30-2019 chromosome 4, Oket_V2, whole genome shotgun sequence genome encodes:
- the LOC127929826 gene encoding uncharacterized protein LOC127929826 — translation MTVEEQIEVVDQWLAQVEEQIEVVDQWLSQVEEQIEVVDQWLAQVEEKIEVVDQWLAQVEEQIEVVDQWLSQVEEQIEMVDQWLAQVEEQIEVVDQWLAQVEEQIEVVDQWLAQVEEQIEVVDQWLAQVEEQIEVVDQWLSQVEEQIEVVDQWLAQVEEQIEVVDQWLSQVEEQIEVVDQWLAQVEEQIEVVDQWLSQVEEQIEVVDQWLSQAEEPGRHTD, via the exons ATGACG GTAGAGGAGCAGATCGAGGTGGTGGATCAATGGCTGGCCCAGGTAGAGGAGCAGATCGAGGTGGTGGATCAATGGCTGTCCCAGGTAGAGGAGCAGATCGAGGTGGTGGATCAATGGCTGGCCCAGGTAGAGGAGAAGATCGAGGTGGTGGATCAATGGCTGGCCCAGGTAGAGGAGCAGATCGAGGTGGTGGATCAATGGCTGTCCCAGGTAGAGGAGCAGATTGAGATGGTGGATCAATGGCTGGCCCAGGTAGAGGAGCAGATCGAGGTGGTGGATCAATGGCTGGCCCAGGTAGAGGAGCAGATCGAGGTGGTGGATCAATGGCTGGCCCAGGTAGAGGAGCAGATCGAGGTGGTGGATCAATGGCTGGCCCAGGTAGAGGAGCAGATCGAGGTGGTGGATCAATGGCTATCCCAGGTAGAGGAGCAGATCGAGGTGGTGGATCAATGGCTGGCCCAGGTAGAGGAGCAGATCGAGGTGGTGGATCAATGGCTGTCCCAGGTAGAGGAGCAGATCGAGGTGGTGGATCAATGGCTGGCCCAGGTAGAGGAGCAGATCGAGGTGGTGGATCAATGGCTGTCCCAG GTAGAGGAGCAGATCGAGGTGGTGGATCAATGGCTGTCCCAGGCAGAGGAGCCAGGAAGACACACTGACTGA